One Rhododendron vialii isolate Sample 1 chromosome 2a, ASM3025357v1 genomic region harbors:
- the LOC131311035 gene encoding cytochrome P450 77A3 — MELADLVFLLSAFLFLSLWWRHWSATGGGSKNLPPGPPGWPLVGNLGQVVLQRRPFMFIVRDLRAKYGPIFTMQMGQRTLVVVTSSELIHEALVEKGPVFASRPPDSPIRLVFSVGKCAINSAEYGPLWRALRRNFVTELINPTRIRQCGWIRKWAIESHLGRLREESRNKGVVEVMSNCRLTICSVLICLCFGAKISEEKIKVIEGVLKEVMLVTLPKLPDFLPVLMPLFGKKMREAKELRKRQMECLVPLIRSRKVFVQSGGNPGSGCSEMVSPLGAAYIDSLFDLKAPGRDHLGEEELATLCSEAINAGTDTSATTVEWALLHLVLNQEMQERLYKEIVACVGKTGTVTEEDVEKMPYLGAVVKETFRRHPPSHFVLSHAATKETELGGYTIPADVNVEFYTAWVTEDPSMWTNPSEFLPDRFLTGDGVDVDVTGTRGVKMAPFGVGRRICPAMTLGTLHVNLLLARMVHAFKWLPVPGAPPDPTEAFAFTVVMKNPLKAIILPR, encoded by the exons ATGGAGTTGGCAGACCTAGTTTTCCTCCTCTCAGCATTTCTCTTCCTCTCATTATGGTGGCGACACTGGTCGGCCACCGGCGGAGGTTCCAAGAACCTTCCGCCGGGCCCACCAGGATGGCCACTCGTCGGGAACCTGGGCCAGGTCGTCCTCCAACGCCGGCCCTTCATGTTCATAGTCCGCGACTTGCGGGCCAAGTACGGCCCGATCTTCACCATGCAAATGGGACAGCGGACCCTCGTCGTCGTGACCAGCTCCGAGCTCATCCACGAGGCCCTGGTCGAGAAAGGACCCGTCTTCGCAAGCCGCCCACCCGACTCCCCCATCCGGCTCGTCTTCAGCGTCGGGAAGTGCGCCATCAACTCGGCGGAGTACGGCCCGCTCTGGCGGGCCCTCCGCCGGAACTTCGTGACCGAGCTGATCAACCCCACCCGGATCCGGCAGTGCGGCTGGATCCGGAAGTGGGCCATAGAGAGCCACCTGGGCAGGCTCCGAGAGGAGTCCCGCAATAAGGGAGTCGTCGAGGTGATGAGCAACTGCAGGCTGACCATATGCAGCGTGCTGATATGCCTGTGTTTCGGAGCGAAGATATCGGAGGAGAAGATCAAGGTGATCGAGGGGGTGCTAAAAGAGGTGATGCTTGTTACGCTGCCGAAGCTGCCGGATTTCTTGCCGGTGCTGATGCCGCTGTTCGGGAAGAAGATGAGGGAGGCGaaggagctgaggaagaggcagATGGAGTGCTTGGTTCCTTTGATAAGGAGCAGGAAAGTGTTTGTCCAGAGCGGGGGAAACCCCGGCAGCGGATGTTCGGAGATG GTGAGTCCCTTAGGCGCAGCTTATATCGATTCACTATTTGACCTAAAAGCACCTGGTCGAGACCATTTGGGAGAGGAAGAGCTGGCGACTCTGTGCTCGGAAGCCATCAACGCCGGTACCGACACAAGCGCGACCACCGTGGAATGGGCGTTGCTTCACTTGGTTTTGAACCAAGAAATGCAGGAGAGGCTGTACAAGGAAATAGTTGCCTGTGTGGGAAAAACCG GTACAGTCACGGAGGAAGATGTCGAAAAAATGCCCTACTTGGGCGCGGTGGTGAAGGAGACATTCCGTCGCCACCCTCCCAGTCACTTCGTCTTGTCCCATGCCGCCACAAAGGAGACAGAGCTCGGCGGGTACACCATACCCGCCGATGTCAACGTGGAGTTCTACACCGCATGGGTCACCGAGGACCCGAGCATGTGGACCAACCCTAGCGAGTTCCTACCCGATCGGTTCTTGACAGGCGACGGGGTGGATGTGGACGTGACCGGGACAAGGGGAGTGAAGATGGCCCCGTTCGGAGTCGGGCGGCGGATCTGCCCGGCTATGACTCTTGGTACGCTGCATGTCAATCTGTTGCTTGCCAGGATGGTGCATGCCTTCAAGTGGCTACCGGTACCGGGCGCCCCGCCGGACCCGACCGAGGCCTTTGCTTTCACTGTTGTGATGAAGAACCCTCTCAAAGCAATTATTTTGCCtaggtga